One stretch of Anolis carolinensis isolate JA03-04 chromosome 3, rAnoCar3.1.pri, whole genome shotgun sequence DNA includes these proteins:
- the LOC103278321 gene encoding granulocyte-macrophage colony-stimulating factor receptor subunit alpha: MAANLQCIYIIWLIVLCSILHFAFPNEKGTDRTSAQNFSCVVKSYTFKGPSMNCTWKAGKEAPKDTQYFLWLKYNTDEEIECPHYISDKFGRHIGCYFLNVTVNGDRVDLTVNGSSEESPIQPSSHSPQPYLLEKLGPPRNITVNCEEQLYCTVKWKPPPSSLRVKPDCFRYQIKDEIRNTYQNITEQVSFKNYSKGVRQRLRIRTRKQITCPLTDEFGEWSEPIEFGTDPSPFPTMLFIFVLAGTIIISLALVLACKRSHAWKKIIAPVPQPKDILKQYEKNMEKACMDPLSTTAEDEKITLVEDMTVNKEV; encoded by the exons ATGGCTGCCAATCTACAGTGCATTTATATAATTTGGCTCATTGTGCTATGCTCCATATTACATTTTGCTTTTCCAAATGAAAAGG gtACTGACAGAACATCAGCTCAAAACTTTTCCTGTGTTGTTAAGTCATACACATTTAAAGGCCCTTCTATGAATTGCACTTGGAAGGCTGGCAAAGAGGCTCCAAAAGACACCCAATATTTTCTTTGGTTAAAATACAACAC GGACGAAGAGATAGAATGCCCACATTACATCAGTGATAAATTTGGAAGACATATTGGATGCTATTTTCTCAATGTGACTGTAAATGGAGACAGAGTGGACCTGACAGTGAATGGATCAAGTGAAGAATCACCAATTCAGCCTTCTTCTCATAGTCCTCAACCATATTTACTTG AAAAACTTGGACCACCAAGAAATATCACTGTGAATTGTGAAGAACAATTGTACTGTACAGTAAAATGGAAGCCACCTCCAAGTAGCCTTCGTGTTAAACCGGACTGTTTTCGGTATCAAATAAAG GATGAAATCAGAAATACATATCAGAAT ataACAGAACAGGTCTCTTTCAAAAATTACTCTAAGGGTGTAAGACAAAGATTGAGGATTCGTACAAGAAAACAAATTACATGTCCCCTTACAGATGAATTTGGTGAATGGAGTGAACCAATTGAATTTG gcACTGATCCCAGTCCATTCCCTACAATGCTCTTTATCTTTGTTCTAGCAGGAACCATAATTATAAGCTTGGCTCTGGTTTTGGCCTGCAAAAG ATCTCATGCatggaaaaaaattattgctccaGTCCCACAACCAAAAGACATTCTTAAGCAGTATGAGAAGAACATGGAG AAAGCCTGCATGGATCCATTATCGACAACAGCAGAGGACGAAAAAATCACACTGGTTGAAGACATGACTGTTAACAAAGAAGTATGA